Proteins encoded together in one Planctomyces sp. SH-PL14 window:
- a CDS encoding exo-alpha-sialidase: MKRFLLTLLAAFAVASAATADDSLKLLEVRKIWDKAPHNAFTDLVRFKDEWFCVFREGKGHVSPDGSLRVLASKDGQTWESAALLSSPDSDLRDAKIVVTPDGQLMLTGAEAMHDKSKFTHQSLAWFSKDGRTWTPQHDIGDQNLWLWRTTWHKDKAYGLGYSVVKTDQFARLYESTDGKTFTTAVSRLVDGNYPNESSIVFAGDTAYCLLRRDGAAKSSGLLGIAKPPYKDWEWKDLGVKIGGPHMIQLPSGKFLACVRLYDVKARTSLCWVDVEKGTIKEALPLPSGGDTSYAGLVLHDGVVWVSYYSSHEGKTNIYLAKAAVIEPSLGEAKKVGSQRELFVDEELIASKSNVSLQMHQPVPRDVALVCDAPWEGNISAYYTIFQDGDLYRMYYRGAHFDEATKKSTHPEVTCYAESRDGLTWTKPKLGLFEFGGSKENNIVWAAKDDTTHNFTVFRDQNPKCPPESQYKALAGERPGLRAFHSPDGIHWTQMQPEAVITKGAFDSQNLAFWDPNRGKYVSYHRFFRNKVRDVLTATSDDFIHWTDPVPLEIDGPAEHLYTNAIQPYARAPQLYVGFPTRFQPKNQQVEPILMTSRDGMHFHKWSEPLIPITAPQDRDGNRSNYMTYGLLQLPGDKELTVYGTEAYYAGPGSRLRRFTFRADGFVSLHAGAQAGEVVTHPLTVVGRELSLNLKGSEGGRLRVELQDAEGKPLPGFALEDCTPLTGDAIDAVVQWKGKSDVSAATNQPVRLRFALENVDLYSFQFVP, encoded by the coding sequence ATGAAGCGCTTCCTGCTTACGCTCTTAGCGGCTTTCGCCGTGGCGAGCGCCGCGACCGCCGACGACAGCCTCAAGCTGCTTGAGGTCCGCAAGATCTGGGACAAGGCCCCGCACAACGCCTTCACCGACCTCGTCCGCTTCAAGGACGAATGGTTCTGCGTCTTCCGCGAAGGGAAAGGGCACGTCTCGCCCGACGGCTCCCTGCGGGTCCTGGCCTCCAAGGACGGCCAGACCTGGGAATCGGCGGCGCTCCTGAGCTCGCCCGACTCCGACCTCCGCGACGCCAAGATCGTCGTGACGCCCGACGGCCAGCTCATGCTGACCGGGGCCGAGGCGATGCACGACAAGTCCAAGTTCACCCACCAGTCCCTCGCCTGGTTCTCGAAGGACGGCCGGACCTGGACGCCGCAGCACGACATCGGCGACCAGAACCTGTGGCTGTGGCGGACGACGTGGCACAAAGACAAGGCGTACGGCCTGGGCTACAGCGTCGTGAAGACCGACCAGTTCGCCCGGCTCTACGAGAGCACCGACGGCAAGACGTTCACGACCGCTGTCTCGCGGCTCGTGGACGGGAACTATCCGAACGAGTCCTCGATCGTCTTCGCCGGCGACACCGCCTACTGCCTCCTCCGCCGTGACGGCGCGGCGAAAAGCAGCGGCCTGCTGGGGATCGCGAAGCCTCCTTATAAGGACTGGGAGTGGAAGGATCTGGGGGTCAAGATCGGCGGCCCGCACATGATCCAGCTCCCCAGCGGAAAGTTCCTGGCGTGCGTGCGGCTCTATGACGTCAAGGCCCGGACGTCGCTCTGCTGGGTCGACGTCGAGAAGGGAACCATCAAGGAGGCCCTTCCCCTCCCCTCCGGCGGCGACACGAGCTACGCGGGGCTGGTCCTTCACGACGGCGTCGTGTGGGTCAGCTACTACTCGTCGCACGAGGGGAAGACGAACATCTACCTGGCGAAGGCGGCGGTCATCGAGCCGAGCCTGGGCGAAGCGAAGAAGGTCGGTTCACAGCGGGAACTGTTCGTCGACGAAGAGCTGATCGCCTCGAAGTCGAACGTCTCGCTTCAGATGCACCAGCCGGTCCCGCGGGACGTGGCCCTGGTCTGCGACGCGCCGTGGGAAGGGAACATCTCCGCCTACTACACGATCTTCCAGGACGGCGACCTGTACCGGATGTACTACCGCGGGGCGCACTTCGATGAGGCGACCAAAAAGTCGACGCACCCCGAGGTGACCTGCTACGCGGAAAGCCGCGACGGCCTGACCTGGACGAAGCCCAAGCTCGGCCTGTTCGAGTTTGGTGGATCGAAGGAGAACAACATCGTCTGGGCCGCGAAGGACGATACGACGCACAACTTCACGGTCTTCCGCGACCAGAACCCGAAGTGCCCGCCGGAGTCGCAGTACAAGGCCCTGGCCGGGGAACGGCCGGGGCTGCGGGCCTTTCACTCGCCGGACGGCATCCACTGGACGCAGATGCAGCCCGAGGCGGTCATCACCAAGGGGGCCTTCGATTCGCAGAACCTCGCCTTCTGGGATCCCAACCGCGGCAAGTACGTCAGCTACCACCGCTTCTTCCGCAACAAGGTCCGGGACGTTCTGACCGCGACCTCCGATGACTTCATCCACTGGACCGACCCGGTTCCGCTCGAGATCGACGGCCCGGCCGAGCACCTCTACACGAACGCCATCCAGCCGTACGCCCGCGCTCCGCAGCTCTATGTCGGCTTCCCGACCCGCTTCCAGCCGAAGAACCAGCAGGTCGAGCCGATCCTGATGACGAGCCGCGACGGAATGCACTTCCACAAGTGGTCCGAGCCGCTGATTCCGATTACCGCCCCGCAGGACCGGGACGGCAACCGCAGCAACTACATGACCTACGGCCTCCTGCAGCTTCCAGGCGACAAGGAGCTCACGGTCTACGGGACCGAGGCCTACTACGCCGGCCCGGGGAGCCGCCTCCGCCGGTTCACGTTCCGCGCGGACGGCTTCGTGTCGCTCCACGCAGGGGCGCAAGCGGGCGAAGTCGTCACGCATCCGCTGACCGTCGTGGGCCGGGAGCTGTCGCTCAACCTCAAGGGAAGCGAGGGGGGCCGCCTGCGGGTCGAGCTTCAGGACGCCGAAGGAAAGCCGCTGCCGGGCTTCGCCCTCGAAGACTGCACGCCGCTGACGGGCGACGCGATCGATGCCGTGGTCCAGTGGAAGGGAAAGAGCGACGTGTCGGCCGCGACGAACCAGCCGGTCCGGCTGCGGTTCGCGCTGGAGAACGTGGACCTCTACTCCTTCCAGTTCGTTCCCTAG
- a CDS encoding 3-hydroxyacyl-CoA dehydrogenase family protein encodes MSEAPIGVIGVGLLGRGIVACLLAQEFPVIAVALSDDEHAAALPLIGGMLDELAAQRELSAEAHASWKQRLTQTTRIGDLAGCRFIIESVTEDLATKQAVFDALEKTVTAETVIASNTSAIPISVLQQTRQHPGRFIGMHWAEPAHATRFLEIIRGEATTDATIAQTEQLARQVGKDPTVCRKDIPGFIVNRVGYAMYREALQLVADGVADFETIDRSLRNTLGLWAASCGPFRWIDLTGGPELYARAMERVLPTLAADGAVPRPIADLAAEGARGIANGRGFYDYTEQDAHAWEDRQRRHVWQVKAWLDQEFPIG; translated from the coding sequence ATGAGCGAAGCCCCCATCGGAGTCATCGGTGTCGGACTGCTGGGACGGGGGATCGTGGCCTGCCTGCTCGCGCAGGAGTTCCCGGTTATCGCCGTCGCCCTCAGCGACGACGAACACGCCGCCGCGCTCCCGCTGATCGGCGGGATGCTCGATGAACTCGCGGCCCAGCGCGAGCTCTCGGCCGAGGCCCACGCGTCCTGGAAACAACGACTGACGCAGACGACCCGGATCGGCGATCTCGCCGGCTGCCGGTTCATTATCGAGAGCGTCACCGAAGACCTGGCGACGAAGCAGGCGGTGTTCGACGCCCTCGAGAAGACCGTCACCGCCGAGACCGTGATCGCCAGCAACACCTCCGCCATCCCGATCAGCGTCCTGCAGCAGACGCGGCAGCACCCCGGGCGGTTCATCGGCATGCACTGGGCGGAGCCGGCACACGCGACGCGGTTCCTGGAAATCATCCGCGGCGAAGCGACGACCGACGCCACGATCGCCCAGACCGAACAGCTCGCCCGGCAGGTCGGGAAAGACCCGACGGTCTGCCGGAAGGACATCCCGGGGTTCATCGTGAACCGCGTCGGCTACGCGATGTACCGCGAGGCGCTGCAGCTCGTCGCGGACGGCGTGGCGGACTTCGAGACGATCGACCGCAGCCTGCGGAACACGCTCGGCCTGTGGGCGGCCTCCTGTGGCCCGTTCCGCTGGATCGACCTGACCGGCGGCCCCGAGCTCTATGCCCGCGCCATGGAGCGGGTCCTGCCAACCCTCGCCGCGGACGGAGCTGTCCCTCGCCCGATTGCCGACCTCGCCGCCGAAGGGGCCCGGGGGATCGCGAACGGCCGCGGCTTCTACGACTACACCGAACAGGATGCCCACGCCTGGGAGGACCGCCAGCGGCGTCACGTCTGGCAGGTCAAGGCGTGGCTCGACCAGGAATTCCCGATCGGCTGA
- a CDS encoding sodium:solute symporter family transporter — protein sequence MSWLDWGVLGAYALLMLGIGWYYARQNTTAEDYLVGGRRMSPIVVGLSLFSTLVSTLSYLAWPGEVIANGPMFLTQIVAHPLTYLAVGYGLIPLLMRQPVTSAYEILESRLGNGIRKAGAAAFLLLRLGWMATILYATSHIVLIPLLGLSPNWTPVLCVILGIVTVIYSSEGGIRAVIVTDAVQSITMLAGAVATLLVVSNRMGGVEGWWPKTWPANWQTPNWGFDPSSRLSFGIIVFSTFLWHVCTNGSDQMAIQRYLSTRDAKAARRTLATSLTTDAIVVSLLAMAGIALLGFYQAHPADLPAGKTVLTAGDQLFPKFIMTQMPAGLAGLVLAAILSAAMSSLSSGINSTCAVLERDFLSGMAGMSQADGASVRRMKRLSWGVGVVSVLLSLLSTVIAGNLIERCFKVVNLLTAPIFVLFFLALFVPWANPIGAWLGLTASIATAVSIAYSEDLGLNLGISFIWMMPAALVAGISVGCLASALFGGRRGGATPAPVKPSPDALTTSAQPAPAPTPVAETVS from the coding sequence ATGTCCTGGCTGGATTGGGGAGTTCTGGGGGCCTATGCCCTCCTGATGCTCGGGATCGGCTGGTACTACGCCCGGCAGAACACGACCGCGGAGGACTACCTCGTCGGCGGGCGGCGGATGTCCCCCATCGTCGTCGGGTTGTCGCTCTTTTCGACCCTCGTCAGCACCCTCTCGTACCTCGCCTGGCCGGGCGAGGTCATCGCCAACGGGCCGATGTTTCTGACGCAGATCGTGGCCCACCCGTTGACCTACCTGGCGGTCGGCTACGGCCTGATCCCGCTCCTGATGCGGCAGCCGGTGACGAGCGCGTACGAGATCCTGGAGTCCCGGCTGGGGAACGGGATCCGCAAGGCGGGGGCGGCAGCGTTCCTGCTCCTGCGGCTGGGCTGGATGGCGACGATCCTGTACGCCACAAGCCATATCGTGCTGATCCCCCTGCTCGGTCTTTCGCCGAACTGGACGCCGGTCCTGTGCGTCATCCTGGGGATCGTCACGGTGATCTATTCCTCCGAAGGGGGGATCCGGGCGGTCATCGTCACCGACGCCGTCCAGTCGATCACCATGCTGGCCGGCGCGGTCGCGACGCTCCTCGTCGTCTCAAACCGGATGGGCGGGGTCGAGGGGTGGTGGCCGAAGACGTGGCCCGCCAACTGGCAGACTCCGAACTGGGGCTTTGATCCGAGCTCACGGCTGTCGTTCGGGATCATTGTCTTCTCGACGTTCCTGTGGCATGTCTGCACAAACGGCTCCGACCAGATGGCGATCCAGCGGTACCTCTCGACCCGCGATGCCAAGGCGGCCCGGCGGACGCTGGCGACCTCGCTGACCACCGACGCGATCGTCGTCTCGCTCCTGGCGATGGCGGGGATCGCCCTCCTCGGCTTCTATCAGGCCCACCCCGCCGACCTGCCCGCGGGCAAGACCGTCCTGACCGCCGGCGACCAGCTGTTCCCCAAGTTCATCATGACCCAGATGCCGGCCGGACTGGCCGGACTGGTTCTGGCGGCGATCCTCTCGGCGGCGATGTCGAGCCTGTCCTCCGGGATCAACTCGACGTGTGCCGTGCTGGAGCGGGACTTCCTTTCCGGGATGGCCGGCATGTCGCAGGCGGACGGCGCCTCGGTCCGGCGGATGAAGCGGCTCTCCTGGGGGGTCGGAGTGGTCTCGGTCCTCCTCAGCCTGCTCAGCACCGTCATTGCCGGGAACCTGATCGAGCGGTGCTTCAAGGTGGTCAACCTGTTGACCGCCCCGATCTTCGTCCTGTTCTTCCTGGCCCTGTTTGTCCCGTGGGCCAACCCGATCGGCGCCTGGCTGGGACTCACCGCCAGCATCGCCACGGCGGTGTCGATCGCGTACTCGGAGGATCTGGGCCTCAACCTCGGCATCAGCTTCATCTGGATGATGCCCGCGGCCCTCGTGGCCGGGATCTCGGTCGGCTGTCTGGCGAGCGCCCTCTTCGGCGGACGCCGCGGAGGGGCGACACCGGCTCCGGTGAAACCGTCTCCTGACGCCCTGACGACCTCCGCCCAACCGGCCCCCGCGCCGACACCCGTCGCGGAGACCGTGTCATGA
- a CDS encoding FadR/GntR family transcriptional regulator, whose product MSSLRTVSQANELADAIRQRIQAEQLAEGALFMTEGQLAEEYGASRTVVREAVSRLQALGLLEGRKRKGLIVRHPDPLRLLSNSLPSLVGSQEDWRELAMLRYALEVGAIDLAIRAATDEQLARLSQITDDMEAALRDDTESERTVALDLEFHALILQMTGSRMIAGMQQLLVQFFQIAPHAENTPASAERIIWEHRELCSAIRDRDVERARSMIRLQFRSTLGAVESLSPESGGADRN is encoded by the coding sequence ATGAGCTCTCTTCGAACGGTCTCGCAGGCCAACGAACTCGCGGACGCGATCCGGCAGCGGATCCAGGCGGAGCAGTTGGCCGAAGGGGCGCTGTTCATGACCGAGGGGCAGCTCGCTGAGGAATACGGCGCCTCCCGGACCGTCGTCCGCGAGGCGGTGAGCCGGCTGCAGGCGCTGGGGCTGCTGGAAGGGCGAAAGCGGAAGGGGCTGATCGTCCGGCACCCCGATCCGCTGCGTCTGCTCTCGAACAGCCTGCCATCGCTTGTCGGGTCGCAGGAGGACTGGCGGGAGCTGGCGATGCTCCGTTATGCCCTCGAGGTGGGGGCGATCGATCTCGCGATCCGGGCCGCCACCGACGAGCAGCTCGCGCGGCTGTCGCAGATCACCGATGACATGGAAGCGGCCCTGCGGGACGACACGGAGTCGGAGCGGACGGTGGCGCTGGACCTTGAGTTCCACGCTCTGATCCTGCAGATGACCGGCTCGCGGATGATCGCCGGGATGCAGCAGCTCCTGGTGCAGTTCTTCCAGATCGCCCCGCACGCCGAGAACACGCCGGCCTCGGCGGAGCGGATCATCTGGGAGCACCGCGAGTTGTGCAGTGCGATCCGCGACCGGGACGTTGAGCGGGCGCGGTCGATGATCCGGTTGCAGTTCCGTTCGACGTTGGGGGCGGTTGAAAGTCTGTCGCCGGAGTCGGGGGGAGCCGATCGAAACTAG
- a CDS encoding PQQ-binding-like beta-propeller repeat protein, which yields MSQSVLLDPAARRRVAPGVLRAAARLLALASLLWTADLRAGSPPAAADWPQFRGPNCSGISTDAHDLPVEFSLAENVRWSAPVGDGIGGAVVAAGRLFVAGMTGKEQVSLFAFEARTGKPLWKRDWPTGELPEVHATNSHASSTPAADAERVYFYFTTLGLITVDARTGADVWKQPLPEPFFVFKWGAGMSPILHGEKVIFCQDDDLSPSLRAFDRRTGKPLWTDDRLDQAVNYSHPVINTVDGKDELVVAGTGMLLGYDPETGERTWKARTLLRNIKTTPVAQDGVVYVSVQSSGIANQWIVAIDQATTGNRDGQVDRAEIQAYVGDKPIPPAFLDRAFARGDLNKDGFLKGEELDVAFMDPENFAGKRHTELGESAAEQFIVAVRGGGHGDVTDSQVLWRHATKHTDHVVSPLFSQGRLMLMKSGGIMTTFQCTDGKPLGGPKRKGGATNYFASPVVGDGKIYMAGENGKVTVLSDTPDYEQLAVNDLEEGIVATPAIHEDALLFRTRTKLICIGKGSTGPAN from the coding sequence ATGTCTCAGTCTGTCCTGCTGGATCCCGCGGCGCGACGTCGCGTCGCCCCCGGCGTTCTTCGTGCGGCGGCCCGCCTGCTGGCGCTGGCCTCGCTCCTGTGGACCGCCGACCTGCGGGCCGGGTCCCCTCCTGCGGCCGCCGACTGGCCGCAGTTCCGAGGGCCGAACTGCTCCGGGATCTCGACCGATGCCCACGATCTGCCGGTCGAATTCTCGCTGGCGGAGAACGTCCGCTGGTCGGCGCCGGTCGGCGACGGGATCGGCGGGGCGGTCGTGGCTGCCGGCCGGCTGTTCGTCGCCGGGATGACCGGCAAGGAGCAGGTGAGCCTGTTCGCCTTCGAGGCCCGGACGGGAAAGCCGCTCTGGAAACGGGACTGGCCGACCGGCGAGCTCCCCGAGGTTCACGCCACGAACAGCCACGCCAGCTCGACCCCCGCGGCCGATGCCGAGCGGGTCTACTTCTACTTCACGACGCTCGGCCTGATCACGGTCGATGCCCGGACCGGCGCGGATGTCTGGAAGCAGCCGCTCCCCGAGCCGTTCTTCGTCTTCAAGTGGGGGGCCGGGATGTCCCCCATCCTCCACGGCGAGAAGGTGATCTTCTGCCAGGACGACGACCTCAGCCCATCGCTGCGGGCCTTCGATCGCCGCACCGGAAAGCCGCTCTGGACCGACGACCGGCTCGATCAGGCGGTGAACTACTCGCACCCGGTCATCAACACGGTCGACGGGAAGGACGAACTCGTCGTCGCCGGGACCGGGATGCTGTTGGGCTACGACCCCGAGACCGGCGAGCGGACCTGGAAGGCCCGGACGCTTCTGCGGAACATCAAGACGACTCCTGTGGCGCAGGACGGAGTCGTCTATGTCTCCGTCCAGAGCAGCGGGATCGCGAACCAGTGGATCGTCGCCATCGATCAGGCGACGACCGGCAACCGGGACGGCCAGGTCGACCGGGCGGAGATCCAGGCGTACGTCGGCGACAAGCCGATCCCGCCGGCGTTCCTCGACCGGGCCTTCGCGCGGGGGGATCTCAACAAGGACGGGTTCCTCAAGGGGGAGGAGCTTGACGTCGCCTTCATGGACCCGGAGAACTTCGCCGGCAAACGCCACACGGAACTCGGCGAGAGCGCCGCCGAGCAGTTCATCGTGGCGGTCCGCGGCGGCGGCCACGGGGATGTCACCGACTCGCAGGTCCTGTGGCGGCACGCCACGAAGCACACGGACCACGTCGTCTCACCGCTGTTCAGTCAGGGGCGGCTGATGCTCATGAAGTCGGGCGGGATCATGACGACGTTCCAGTGCACCGATGGAAAACCGCTCGGCGGACCGAAGCGGAAAGGGGGGGCGACGAACTACTTCGCCTCCCCGGTCGTCGGCGACGGGAAGATCTACATGGCGGGCGAGAACGGCAAGGTGACGGTCCTCAGCGATACCCCGGACTATGAGCAGCTCGCCGTGAACGACCTCGAAGAGGGAATCGTCGCCACACCGGCGATCCACGAGGACGCGCTGCTGTTCCGGACGCGGACGAAACTGATCTGCATCGGGAAGGGTTCAACCGGCCCCGCGAACTAA
- a CDS encoding mandelate racemase/muconate lactonizing enzyme family protein, protein MPESSTRRAFLGSSLLAAGLAATSRAAAQETKATPAPAVKIAKVEALLLKTDLKRPFGVSVSVPLDKTRTTLLVRIETDTGVVGWGETAGLSGTKQAVEQLGARLIGKNPLEHRLLWRTLWGANFGNPLAVGGLDIALQDLRGKLLGLPVHMLYGGRLRDRVPAYASAMNYVEGEEPEALYPREAEALVKSGYRALKMRLGRYPVAREAKVARAVRDAVGPEVRLMVDGNAAYTLGSALQMGEVLHDLQFEFFEEPLPQVAPHYAGYEELRAKLPLPLAGGEGLDSRASAKELLDRRAFHIIQPDISLCGGFGEVLFIFEMAALSGVPCIPHCWGSAILIAATTHLVSLLPDPHWGFPTDTPMVEYDQSENPWRTEIVEEPITVKEGFIQVSDAPGLGLTIREEVVRKYAI, encoded by the coding sequence ATGCCGGAGTCGTCGACCCGCCGGGCCTTTCTCGGCTCATCCCTGCTGGCCGCCGGGCTCGCCGCCACCAGCCGCGCGGCCGCCCAGGAAACCAAGGCCACGCCGGCCCCCGCGGTCAAGATCGCCAAAGTGGAGGCCCTGCTCCTCAAGACCGACCTCAAGCGGCCCTTCGGCGTCTCGGTCTCGGTCCCGCTCGACAAGACCCGGACGACCCTCCTGGTCCGGATCGAGACCGACACCGGCGTCGTCGGCTGGGGGGAGACCGCGGGACTCAGCGGCACGAAGCAGGCGGTCGAGCAGCTCGGCGCTCGGCTCATCGGCAAGAATCCCCTGGAGCACCGCCTCCTGTGGCGGACGCTCTGGGGCGCGAACTTCGGCAACCCGCTGGCGGTCGGCGGCCTCGACATCGCCCTCCAGGACCTCCGCGGCAAGCTCCTCGGCCTGCCAGTTCACATGCTCTACGGCGGCCGGCTGCGGGACCGCGTTCCGGCCTACGCCTCGGCGATGAATTATGTCGAAGGGGAAGAACCGGAAGCGCTCTACCCCCGCGAGGCGGAGGCGCTGGTCAAGTCCGGCTACCGGGCCCTCAAGATGAGGCTCGGCCGCTACCCCGTCGCCCGCGAGGCCAAGGTGGCCCGCGCCGTCCGCGACGCCGTCGGGCCCGAGGTCCGGCTGATGGTCGACGGCAACGCCGCCTACACGCTCGGCTCCGCGCTCCAGATGGGGGAAGTCCTCCACGACCTCCAATTCGAATTCTTCGAGGAACCGCTCCCGCAGGTCGCGCCGCACTACGCCGGCTACGAAGAGCTGCGGGCCAAGCTCCCGTTGCCGCTCGCGGGAGGCGAAGGGCTCGACTCACGAGCCTCGGCGAAGGAACTCCTCGACCGCCGCGCATTCCACATCATCCAGCCGGACATCAGCCTCTGCGGCGGCTTCGGCGAAGTCCTGTTCATCTTCGAAATGGCCGCCCTCTCCGGCGTCCCGTGCATCCCCCACTGCTGGGGAAGCGCCATCCTGATCGCCGCGACAACGCACCTCGTCTCCCTCCTCCCCGACCCGCACTGGGGCTTTCCGACCGACACCCCGATGGTCGAGTACGACCAGTCGGAGAACCCCTGGCGGACGGAGATCGTCGAAGAGCCGATCACGGTCAAAGAGGGCTTCATCCAGGTCTCCGACGCCCCCGGCCTGGGGCTCACTATCCGCGAAGAGGTCGTGCGGAAGTACGCAATCTGA
- a CDS encoding GntR family transcriptional regulator: MALPDLSVEGGEAARPKYERLKAHLLTEMREGRLQPGVALPSEKRLAESLNVARSTVRQAMAALEQDGVVSRIHGKGTFVHDQAWQRLKSGTGLYALVVPETQFGFYPALLKSFGGSAEAAHHQVVVCNTDNDIDKQGNAILQLIDHEVDGVAIVPTTVPTTPAFQIRQLQKHGIPVVFCSRRVDGIRAPLLAIPFEQVGRLAGEAARAAGHRRAAFFGTHRARSTVAYEAGFRQALAADNPGTRLESFCGEGSSPAVADHEEEFAAGLKRLIIDRDDPPTVIFAGFDSLAELLYLQLTQAGYRVPEDISIISFGGTQRAHAVARRLTAVTVDEVGMGRMAVDYLDRMRRGTLAVESEETVDLPLSLHAGATLGPPRGG, translated from the coding sequence ATGGCTCTGCCAGATCTGAGCGTCGAAGGGGGGGAGGCGGCTCGTCCGAAGTACGAGCGGCTGAAGGCCCACCTCCTGACCGAGATGCGCGAAGGGCGTCTCCAGCCCGGTGTCGCCCTTCCGTCCGAGAAGCGGCTTGCCGAATCGCTGAACGTCGCCCGCAGCACCGTCCGGCAGGCGATGGCGGCCCTTGAGCAGGACGGTGTCGTCTCCCGCATCCACGGCAAGGGGACCTTCGTCCACGACCAGGCGTGGCAGCGGCTCAAGAGCGGGACCGGGCTCTACGCGCTCGTTGTTCCCGAGACCCAGTTCGGCTTCTATCCCGCGCTCCTCAAGAGCTTCGGCGGGTCGGCCGAGGCGGCCCACCACCAGGTCGTGGTGTGCAACACCGACAACGACATCGACAAGCAGGGGAACGCGATCCTCCAGCTCATCGACCATGAGGTCGACGGGGTGGCGATCGTTCCGACCACCGTCCCCACCACCCCCGCCTTCCAGATCCGCCAGCTCCAGAAGCACGGCATCCCGGTCGTCTTCTGCTCGCGGCGGGTCGACGGCATCCGGGCTCCGCTGCTCGCCATCCCGTTCGAGCAGGTCGGCCGGCTCGCGGGCGAGGCGGCCCGCGCGGCGGGACATCGGCGGGCGGCCTTCTTCGGCACGCACCGGGCCCGGTCGACCGTCGCCTACGAGGCGGGGTTCCGGCAGGCCCTGGCCGCGGACAATCCCGGGACGCGGCTTGAATCCTTCTGCGGCGAAGGGTCTTCGCCGGCGGTCGCCGACCACGAGGAGGAGTTCGCGGCGGGGCTCAAGCGGCTCATCATCGACCGCGACGACCCGCCGACGGTGATCTTCGCCGGCTTCGATTCCCTGGCGGAGCTCCTGTACCTGCAGCTCACGCAGGCGGGTTACCGCGTACCGGAAGACATCTCGATCATCAGCTTCGGCGGGACCCAGCGGGCTCACGCCGTCGCGCGGCGGCTGACGGCCGTCACCGTGGACGAAGTCGGCATGGGGCGGATGGCGGTCGACTACCTCGACCGGATGCGGCGGGGGACGCTCGCCGTCGAGTCCGAGGAGACGGTCGATCTCCCGCTCAGTCTCCACGCCGGCGCGACGCTCGGTCCGCCTCGCGGCGGCTGA
- a CDS encoding DUF1559 domain-containing protein produces the protein MSRLSRSRGFTLIELLVVIAIIAVLVAILLPAVQQAREAARRSQCQNNMKQIGLALHNYLETHSCFPRSVCFSNGPSGGSCTTAFNGMSWMVLILPYMDQKALYDQVDFNKPISDNAGSPSNLSIARKSIPAYTCPSDSYGPMSRTTDPYLWSNWCFPQATCPRDQPLGVAHYKGINGYAFDIPLTTSAYPHGMWDRRTGPPLMPRDLVDGMSNVMAVAEVSPEFHAWPSWASWHVAMSTERGPNYTVRVYGGKLGARTATEHGYSANITANSFHGGGVNVLMADGSIQFVSESIDLPTYQQLGHPRDARPLGGFVPY, from the coding sequence ATGTCCCGGCTTTCCCGTTCGCGCGGCTTCACGCTCATTGAGCTCCTCGTGGTGATCGCGATCATCGCGGTCCTGGTGGCGATCCTGCTCCCCGCCGTTCAGCAGGCCCGGGAGGCGGCCCGCCGCAGCCAGTGCCAGAACAACATGAAGCAGATCGGCCTGGCGCTCCACAACTACCTGGAGACGCACTCCTGCTTCCCCCGCAGCGTCTGCTTCTCGAACGGACCGTCCGGCGGCTCGTGCACGACCGCCTTCAACGGCATGAGCTGGATGGTCCTGATCCTTCCCTACATGGACCAGAAGGCCCTCTACGACCAGGTCGATTTCAACAAGCCGATCAGCGACAACGCGGGCTCCCCTTCGAACCTCTCGATCGCCCGCAAGTCGATCCCGGCCTATACCTGTCCGAGCGATTCTTACGGCCCGATGAGCCGGACAACCGATCCGTACCTGTGGTCCAACTGGTGCTTCCCGCAGGCGACCTGTCCCCGCGACCAGCCGCTGGGAGTGGCGCACTACAAGGGGATCAACGGCTACGCCTTCGACATCCCGCTGACGACTTCCGCTTATCCGCACGGGATGTGGGACCGCCGCACCGGTCCGCCGCTCATGCCGCGGGACCTGGTGGATGGCATGAGCAACGTGATGGCGGTGGCCGAGGTCAGCCCCGAGTTCCATGCCTGGCCTTCGTGGGCGTCTTGGCACGTCGCGATGAGCACCGAGCGGGGGCCGAACTACACGGTCCGCGTCTACGGCGGCAAGCTCGGTGCGCGGACGGCGACGGAGCACGGCTACTCGGCGAACATCACGGCGAACAGCTTTCACGGCGGCGGCGTGAACGTCCTGATGGCGGACGGGAGCATCCAGTTCGTGAGCGAGAGCATCGACCTGCCGACCTATCAGCAGCTGGGGCATCCCCGCGACGCGCGGCCGCTGGGCGGGTTCGTTCCTTACTAG